The Ralstonia pickettii genome has a segment encoding these proteins:
- a CDS encoding ArsI/CadI family heavy metal resistance metalloenzyme: MKRFHVHVHVDDLSKSIVFYSKLFAAEPTRVESDYAKWMLDDPRINFAISTRGSAVGVDHLGFQVDDAAELVELKARAEAADMAMLDEGETTCCYARSDKHWITDPQGIAWEQFHSLGNIPVFSEGKPEEAATEGSACCAPRAPGGKPTGIAVKSGSSCC; encoded by the coding sequence ATGAAGCGATTCCACGTACACGTCCACGTTGATGACCTGAGCAAGAGCATCGTCTTCTATTCCAAGTTGTTCGCCGCCGAGCCGACCCGCGTGGAGAGCGACTACGCGAAATGGATGCTGGACGATCCGCGCATCAACTTCGCCATTTCCACTCGGGGCAGCGCTGTCGGCGTGGACCACCTCGGCTTCCAGGTCGATGACGCCGCCGAGCTGGTCGAGCTGAAGGCACGCGCCGAAGCCGCGGACATGGCAATGCTGGACGAGGGCGAGACTACCTGCTGCTACGCCCGTAGCGACAAGCACTGGATCACCGATCCCCAAGGCATCGCGTGGGAACAGTTCCATTCGCTCGGCAACATCCCGGTGTTCAGTGAGGGCAAGCCGGAGGAGGCTGCGACCGAAGGCTCCGCCTGCTGCGCCCCACGCGCGCCGGGCGGAAAGCCGACCGGCATTGCGGTGAAGTCCGGTTCGTCCTGCTGCTAG
- a CDS encoding DUF411 domain-containing protein, with protein MTTPLSSQPISTSRRSLVVGLALLPAIALAQKSEPKPTVQVWKTPGCGCCKDWLSHLRDNGFDVVAHDVEDTVEARRTAGIPDRYASCHTAAVQGYALEGHVPAREVRRLLRERPKAIGLAVPSMPIGAPGMDGPAYGNRRMPHSVLLIGLDGTSTVFQAYS; from the coding sequence ATGACAACACCGTTGAGCTCGCAACCTATATCCACGTCTAGGCGATCCCTGGTCGTCGGCCTGGCTCTCTTGCCTGCCATAGCTTTGGCGCAGAAGTCTGAACCTAAGCCTACAGTCCAGGTTTGGAAGACGCCGGGTTGTGGATGCTGCAAGGATTGGTTGTCCCACCTGCGGGACAACGGATTCGATGTAGTCGCACATGACGTCGAGGACACCGTCGAGGCACGGCGCACCGCAGGCATTCCCGATCGCTATGCTTCGTGCCATACGGCCGCCGTGCAGGGCTACGCCTTGGAAGGCCATGTGCCCGCGCGCGAAGTCAGGCGCCTGCTGCGGGAGCGCCCTAAGGCAATCGGGCTGGCGGTCCCCAGCATGCCCATCGGCGCACCTGGCATGGACGGTCCGGCGTACGGTAATCGACGTATGCCGCACAGCGTGTTGCTGATCGGTTTGGATGGAACATCCACCGTGTTCCAAGCGTACAGTTGA
- a CDS encoding arsenate reductase ArsC — protein MADKTYNVLFICTGNSARSILAEGLLNHLGGNRFKAFSAGSHPAGTVNPFALRALQQFGVATDGFRSKSWDEFSQDGAPELDFVFTVCDKAAGEACPVWPGQPMTAHWGVADPAAVEGSNERKQQAIRDAAITLKRRIELFLSLPIPKLDTVALQKAVHDIGQQ, from the coding sequence ATGGCCGACAAGACCTACAACGTGCTATTCATCTGCACTGGCAACTCCGCGCGCTCGATCTTGGCTGAGGGCCTGCTGAACCATCTCGGTGGCAACCGCTTCAAGGCGTTCTCCGCAGGCAGTCATCCGGCCGGGACGGTGAACCCGTTTGCCCTGCGCGCGTTGCAGCAGTTCGGCGTTGCGACCGACGGCTTCCGCAGCAAGAGCTGGGATGAGTTCTCGCAAGACGGTGCGCCCGAGTTGGACTTCGTTTTCACCGTCTGCGACAAGGCGGCCGGCGAGGCGTGTCCGGTGTGGCCCGGCCAGCCGATGACCGCCCATTGGGGTGTGGCTGATCCCGCAGCGGTGGAAGGCTCAAACGAGCGCAAGCAGCAGGCCATCCGCGATGCGGCGATTACCCTGAAGCGCCGCATAGAGTTGTTCCTCTCGTTGCCAATCCCGAAGCTCGATACCGTGGCCCTGCAAAAGGCTGTGCACGACATCGGCCAGCAATAA
- a CDS encoding arsenate reductase ArsC has translation MTTNVLILCTHNSARSVLSEGMLNHWAQELGKDVRAYSAGSAPSGRLNPFALEALTNSDIDITGYRSKSWDEFVVDGAPQMRIVITVCDSAAAEQCPYWPGSPVKVHWGYADPSNAPGGDDGKRQAFELTRQAIGYRMLQLLALPLDTLNNAELQAQLEHISQD, from the coding sequence ATGACCACTAACGTACTGATCCTCTGCACCCACAATTCCGCGCGCAGCGTGCTGAGCGAAGGCATGCTCAACCACTGGGCGCAAGAGCTGGGCAAGGACGTGCGCGCCTACAGCGCCGGCAGCGCACCCAGCGGCCGTCTCAACCCGTTCGCGCTGGAAGCGCTCACCAACTCCGACATCGACATCACCGGCTACCGCAGCAAGAGCTGGGATGAGTTCGTCGTGGACGGTGCGCCGCAGATGCGCATCGTGATCACCGTGTGCGACAGCGCCGCCGCCGAGCAATGTCCCTATTGGCCGGGCAGCCCGGTCAAGGTGCACTGGGGCTACGCTGATCCGTCCAACGCGCCGGGTGGAGATGACGGCAAACGCCAAGCCTTCGAGCTGACGCGCCAGGCGATCGGCTACCGCATGCTGCAACTGCTGGCGTTGCCGCTCGACACCCTGAACAACGCCGAGCTGCAAGCGCAGCTCGAACACATCTCGCAAGACTGA
- a CDS encoding aquaporin, with translation MVDLRSRLAAEALGTALLLAIVIGSGIMAERLAGGNVAVALLANTAATVGGLYVLIEVFGPISGAHFNPAVSAIMVARGELPGSALAPYIAAQLVGALLGAWLAHAMFDMTILQFSTKVRSGPGQWIAEAVATAGLLLVILRAPNGRASSMVAAYIGAAYWFTASTSFANPAAAFGRMFSNSFAGIAPGSVPGYVLAECTGAALGFALHRMLEPRLARHGHPNIIESSGEHPAD, from the coding sequence ATGGTCGATCTGCGCAGCCGGCTTGCCGCCGAAGCACTGGGCACGGCGCTACTGCTCGCCATTGTCATCGGGTCCGGCATCATGGCCGAACGCCTGGCCGGCGGCAACGTCGCGGTGGCGCTGCTGGCCAACACGGCGGCCACGGTCGGCGGCCTCTACGTCCTGATCGAGGTCTTCGGGCCGATCAGCGGCGCGCACTTCAATCCGGCCGTCAGCGCGATCATGGTGGCGCGAGGAGAGCTGCCCGGTTCGGCTCTGGCCCCCTACATTGCTGCACAGCTTGTGGGGGCGCTACTGGGCGCATGGCTGGCGCATGCCATGTTCGACATGACGATCCTGCAGTTCTCGACCAAGGTGCGTAGCGGACCGGGGCAATGGATTGCCGAAGCGGTGGCAACCGCGGGGCTGCTTCTGGTGATTTTGCGTGCGCCGAACGGTCGCGCCTCTTCCATGGTGGCGGCCTACATCGGCGCGGCCTACTGGTTCACGGCCTCCACGTCGTTTGCCAATCCGGCGGCGGCGTTCGGGCGGATGTTCAGCAACAGTTTCGCCGGCATTGCGCCGGGCAGCGTGCCGGGTTACGTGCTGGCCGAGTGCACCGGTGCGGCGCTCGGGTTCGCGCTGCACCGGATGCTGGAGCCGCGCCTGGCGCGTCACGGACATCCCAATATCATCGAGTCCTCTGGCGAACACCCGGCGGATTGA
- a CDS encoding phage integrase family protein: protein MKTRLLPVDSAIVAPLGLPDAAELAVLRAWHAGLSARKAVERYLGERRALGQSSRGILGRIRRQLAAFARQRQREDLVVLFEMPAADRAKQGRAADQAIELLRTLPLPAPLISDDVGLWLDARAVAALRAAGIDTLADLTVRVPRRRRWWVVIPGLGQASARRIEAFFADHPRLTERARTLIAEQARGVVVPWEQLRLPHEVDGSRGQFRAPRETCVLSADDDYEAVQAWLSLHESPATQRAYRKEAERLILWAIIERGKPLSSLTTEDAVAYRSFLRRPAPRERWVGPARPRTSVEWRPLTDGLSAHSIAYALSVLGAMFRWLIQQRYVLANPFAGLKVRGAIRSPELATSHAFSEGEWVLVRTIADGLEWSYGWAVPAGQRLRFVLDFSYATGLRASELVTSKLGDLEVDAAGDHWLNLVGKGRRAGKVAVPPLARSALDRHLVERSLPVSVARWNPQVRLIGAVVGESETGITTARLWAVVRRFFWTAAEIIEPDHPALAQKLRQASPHWMRHTHATHALARGAELTTVRDNLRHASISTTSIYLHGDDVKRARQLTAAFGRR from the coding sequence ATGAAAACGCGTCTGCTTCCCGTTGATTCTGCGATTGTCGCGCCACTTGGCTTGCCCGATGCCGCCGAACTGGCTGTGCTGCGCGCCTGGCATGCGGGCTTATCGGCGCGCAAGGCTGTCGAACGCTATCTCGGTGAGCGGCGGGCGCTCGGACAATCTTCGCGCGGCATTCTCGGCCGCATCCGGCGCCAGCTAGCAGCGTTTGCGCGCCAGCGTCAGCGCGAAGACCTGGTGGTGCTGTTCGAGATGCCAGCGGCCGACCGTGCAAAACAGGGCAGGGCAGCCGACCAAGCAATCGAACTGCTTCGCACGCTACCGCTGCCAGCCCCGCTCATCAGCGATGACGTCGGACTGTGGCTGGATGCACGCGCCGTCGCCGCGCTACGGGCCGCGGGCATCGACACCCTTGCGGACCTGACCGTGCGCGTGCCGCGTCGACGCCGCTGGTGGGTGGTCATTCCCGGGCTGGGCCAGGCCAGCGCGCGGCGCATCGAGGCTTTCTTCGCTGACCACCCGCGTCTGACAGAGCGCGCTCGGACGCTCATCGCCGAGCAAGCTCGCGGAGTGGTGGTGCCCTGGGAGCAACTGCGCTTACCACACGAGGTCGATGGCTCGCGAGGGCAATTCCGGGCGCCACGAGAGACCTGCGTCCTCTCAGCCGACGACGATTACGAGGCTGTGCAGGCATGGCTTTCCCTGCATGAATCGCCAGCGACGCAGCGCGCCTACCGGAAGGAAGCGGAACGTCTCATCTTGTGGGCGATCATCGAGCGTGGCAAACCTCTGTCCTCGCTGACTACCGAGGATGCGGTTGCATATCGAAGCTTCCTGCGGCGACCAGCGCCACGTGAACGCTGGGTTGGGCCCGCACGGCCACGCACTTCGGTCGAGTGGCGGCCCTTGACGGATGGATTGTCGGCGCACTCGATCGCGTATGCGCTGTCAGTGTTGGGCGCCATGTTTCGCTGGCTGATCCAGCAGCGCTATGTGTTGGCCAATCCGTTTGCAGGTCTGAAGGTCCGGGGTGCAATACGCTCACCCGAGTTGGCCACTTCTCACGCATTCTCGGAAGGGGAGTGGGTGCTGGTCCGCACCATCGCTGACGGGCTGGAGTGGTCCTATGGCTGGGCTGTACCTGCTGGGCAGCGTCTGCGCTTCGTGCTCGATTTCTCCTATGCTACCGGGCTGCGCGCGAGCGAACTCGTCACGTCGAAGCTGGGGGACCTGGAAGTGGATGCGGCCGGCGACCACTGGCTGAACCTCGTGGGCAAAGGCCGCCGTGCGGGCAAAGTCGCGGTGCCACCGCTGGCACGCAGCGCGCTGGATCGGCACCTTGTGGAGCGAAGCTTGCCGGTCAGCGTCGCACGGTGGAATCCTCAAGTGCGGCTCATTGGTGCTGTGGTAGGGGAGTCAGAAACCGGCATCACGACGGCGCGCCTATGGGCCGTGGTGCGGCGCTTCTTTTGGACGGCCGCCGAGATTATCGAACCCGATCATCCGGCGCTTGCGCAGAAACTGCGCCAGGCGAGCCCGCATTGGATGCGGCATACCCACGCGACGCACGCGTTGGCCCGTGGCGCGGAGCTCACGACCGTACGGGACAATCTGCGGCACGCCTCGATCTCGACCACCTCGATCTATCTGCATGGCGACGACGTAAAGAGAGCGCGGCAACTTACGGCTGCGTTTGGGCGACGCTGA
- a CDS encoding cupredoxin domain-containing protein — MNNFTRFIPALIFVPLVALGAANHLAGLDANSGGPAPKAGQPGDPRKVTRTISVTMSDDMRFQPITLTVKVGETVRFVVKNLGKVHHEMVIGTAADLKEHVEMMRKMPEMDHTTGKHLSLEPGQQGAIIWRFGEPGIIDFACLVPGHYEAGMIGKIVVK, encoded by the coding sequence ATGAACAATTTCACTCGTTTCATCCCAGCACTGATTTTTGTGCCTTTAGTCGCCTTGGGTGCGGCGAATCACCTCGCCGGCCTAGACGCCAATTCCGGCGGGCCCGCACCCAAAGCGGGCCAACCCGGAGATCCTCGAAAGGTGACGCGTACCATCAGTGTGACCATGAGCGATGACATGCGTTTCCAACCGATCACGCTCACCGTCAAAGTGGGCGAGACCGTGCGTTTCGTTGTCAAGAACCTTGGCAAGGTACACCATGAAATGGTGATCGGCACCGCCGCCGACTTAAAAGAGCATGTCGAGATGATGCGCAAGATGCCGGAGATGGACCACACTACTGGAAAACATCTCTCGCTCGAGCCTGGCCAGCAGGGAGCAATCATCTGGCGATTCGGTGAACCCGGCATTATTGACTTTGCTTGCCTGGTACCGGGGCATTACGAAGCCGGAATGATCGGAAAGATTGTGGTCAAATAG
- a CDS encoding cytochrome c/FTR1 family iron permease, translating to MQLQRIVSLILFYLLTSVSGAYADTLSTEDKTKQVWQLLDYLAVDYGRSVKDGQVANPDEYAEMQEFAHAAERQIAELPAGPQTQILLKDAGTLRALIGDKAAPTAVGEQAHKLADDLLAAYPVPMAPSKVPDLKRGATLYQSQCASCHGASGHADGPLAAKLSPPPIALADHQRAQERSVFALQQIITRGVEGTSMPSFAQLTDDDRWALAYFASTLSYTNADRQAGAKLWASRPELHNAVPTFAKLSQTSEASLAKSISPDAARQLTAYLRSAPDVLSASNADSLAIAKDKLKESVAAFDKGDKATASRLALSAYLDGFEPVEPALAAKNETLFQDIEKTMGLYRNAITTGQAEQVREIAQRLQTMLTDAQDALGGTNDPLSTFLGALTILLREGLEALLVVVAMMAFLKKAERTDVLPYVHAGWIAALAAGGLTWAVATYLVDLSGASREMTEGFSAIFAAVVLLGVGMWMHQKSLAGRWQAYVKQKLSSALNKRSAIMLFVLSFVTVYREVFETVLFYAALWSEGNGIYLLAGLGSGIAILAVIAAVLLRSSARLPIRQFFAFSSALVAVLAVVLIGKGVAALQKVGFLHITPISMPRIDVLGIYPSVQTVIAQVVILLIIAATVAYNLRSASSKA from the coding sequence ATGCAACTGCAGCGCATCGTTTCCCTCATACTGTTCTACCTGCTGACATCGGTCTCAGGCGCGTATGCCGACACGTTGTCTACCGAAGACAAGACCAAGCAAGTCTGGCAATTGCTGGACTATTTAGCGGTTGACTATGGCCGCTCCGTCAAGGATGGCCAAGTGGCCAATCCCGACGAGTACGCCGAGATGCAGGAGTTTGCGCATGCGGCGGAACGTCAGATTGCCGAGCTGCCGGCCGGGCCGCAGACGCAAATCTTGCTCAAGGATGCCGGCACATTGCGCGCGCTCATCGGCGACAAAGCTGCACCCACCGCCGTTGGCGAACAGGCCCACAAGCTCGCAGACGACTTGCTGGCGGCCTATCCGGTGCCCATGGCGCCCAGCAAAGTGCCCGACCTCAAGCGTGGGGCCACGCTGTATCAAAGCCAGTGCGCGTCCTGCCACGGCGCTTCCGGGCACGCAGATGGCCCGCTGGCCGCCAAACTGAGCCCGCCGCCCATTGCCCTGGCCGACCATCAACGTGCCCAGGAGCGCAGTGTCTTCGCCCTCCAGCAAATCATCACGCGCGGTGTCGAAGGCACCTCGATGCCCAGCTTCGCGCAGCTCACCGATGACGATCGCTGGGCGCTGGCTTATTTCGCTTCGACCCTGTCATATACCAATGCGGATCGGCAAGCCGGCGCCAAGTTGTGGGCGTCCCGCCCCGAACTGCACAACGCGGTGCCCACGTTCGCCAAGCTCAGTCAGACGTCAGAAGCCTCGCTGGCCAAGTCGATCAGCCCGGATGCTGCGCGCCAACTGACCGCTTACCTGAGAAGCGCCCCAGACGTGCTAAGCGCCTCCAACGCGGATAGTCTCGCGATCGCCAAGGACAAGCTGAAAGAAAGCGTGGCCGCCTTCGATAAGGGTGACAAAGCGACGGCCTCGCGCCTTGCGCTTTCTGCCTACCTCGACGGCTTTGAGCCGGTTGAGCCGGCCTTGGCCGCCAAGAACGAGACGCTGTTCCAGGACATCGAAAAAACGATGGGCCTATACCGCAACGCGATCACAACCGGCCAGGCTGAGCAGGTACGGGAAATCGCCCAGCGTCTGCAGACCATGCTGACCGACGCCCAGGATGCGCTGGGCGGCACCAACGATCCGCTGTCGACGTTCCTGGGCGCTTTGACGATCCTGCTGCGCGAAGGCCTTGAGGCGCTGCTCGTCGTGGTCGCCATGATGGCGTTCTTGAAGAAGGCCGAGCGCACCGACGTGCTTCCGTACGTCCATGCGGGCTGGATTGCTGCGCTGGCCGCTGGTGGGCTGACGTGGGCCGTCGCCACCTACCTCGTGGACTTGAGCGGTGCCAGCCGTGAGATGACCGAAGGTTTCTCGGCGATCTTTGCGGCCGTGGTCCTGCTCGGCGTCGGAATGTGGATGCACCAGAAAAGCCTGGCTGGTCGCTGGCAGGCTTACGTGAAGCAGAAGCTGTCCTCCGCGCTGAACAAGCGCTCAGCGATCATGCTGTTCGTGCTGTCGTTCGTGACGGTGTATCGCGAGGTGTTTGAGACCGTGCTGTTCTACGCCGCGCTGTGGAGCGAAGGGAATGGCATCTACCTGCTGGCCGGGTTGGGTTCGGGGATTGCGATCTTGGCGGTCATCGCCGCCGTTCTGCTGCGCTCCTCCGCGCGCTTGCCGATCCGCCAATTCTTTGCCTTCAGCTCGGCCTTGGTTGCTGTGCTTGCCGTGGTGCTGATCGGTAAAGGGGTTGCGGCGCTGCAGAAGGTCGGCTTCCTGCATATCACGCCGATTTCGATGCCTCGCATCGACGTGCTCGGCATTTACCCCTCTGTGCAGACTGTGATTGCTCAGGTGGTCATCTTGCTGATCATTGCTGCCACCGTTGCGTACAACCTTCGATCGGCGTCGAGCAAAGCGTAG
- the copC gene encoding copper homeostasis periplasmic binding protein CopC produces MLNNRYIASIAVAASAIFASTAAFAHPKLLSSTPADKAEVAAPAKIELKFSENLSTQFSGANLVMTEMPGMSGHDAMKVAAKVAAGDDPKTMVITPAQPLMTGTYKVEWRAVSSDTHPMSGNFSFKVK; encoded by the coding sequence ATGTTGAACAATCGTTACATCGCAAGCATTGCGGTCGCGGCATCGGCCATTTTCGCCAGCACGGCCGCATTCGCCCATCCTAAGCTGCTGTCTTCGACGCCTGCCGACAAAGCGGAGGTCGCCGCGCCGGCAAAGATCGAACTCAAGTTCTCGGAAAATCTCTCGACGCAATTCTCGGGAGCAAATCTCGTTATGACTGAGATGCCTGGCATGTCCGGTCATGACGCCATGAAAGTCGCCGCGAAAGTCGCTGCCGGCGATGACCCCAAGACGATGGTGATCACGCCCGCACAGCCGCTGATGACGGGTACGTACAAGGTCGAATGGCGTGCTGTCTCGTCGGATACGCACCCGATGTCGGGGAACTTCTCGTTCAAGGTGAAGTAA
- a CDS encoding CzcE family metal-binding protein, whose amino-acid sequence MLLLLGFASGCTSVATTTAQFGHPAAIAHASRTITLTPRIRYVHVYVGETVAFQIGEKKIGWMFTAPTIGGGQPIDMSSIFPDIPEAKGIVIFIERSNLYRAG is encoded by the coding sequence ATGCTCTTGTTGCTAGGTTTTGCGTCTGGGTGCACATCCGTCGCTACGACGACAGCCCAGTTTGGGCACCCAGCCGCAATTGCACATGCGAGCCGGACAATTACTTTGACTCCACGCATCAGATACGTACATGTGTACGTTGGTGAAACTGTTGCTTTCCAGATTGGGGAAAAGAAAATTGGCTGGATGTTCACGGCACCAACGATCGGAGGTGGACAGCCAATCGATATGAGCTCAATCTTTCCTGATATTCCTGAGGCCAAGGGCATCGTGATTTTTATTGAGCGGAGCAATCTTTACAGGGCAGGATGA
- the copD gene encoding copper homeostasis membrane protein CopD: MADDWLNIALRFALYVDLTILFGVSLFGAYALRPDHRSSAIARRYVCAIGVAAASGIVLSLWSIVVTAKAMTGAAKYAELTSHVFGMMLSSTAVGIGWMVRIAALAACLIIAMCVRRRQTLPFSIFAVLGAVALATVAWAGHGAMDDGSRGYVHITADIAHLLAAGAWVGSLTAFVLLARTPQAASLESVEILNHTSNGFARLGTLIVATLLATGVVNYLLIVGPTIDGLATSAYGVLLLAKLAMFGLMLGLASANRYLLSPQLEIAMRSGDHAGAVMTLRRSLITEASLAVIILALVAWLGVLSPPGT, encoded by the coding sequence ATGGCAGACGATTGGCTCAATATCGCCCTGCGCTTTGCGCTATACGTGGATCTGACGATCCTGTTTGGAGTCTCGTTATTCGGTGCCTACGCTCTGCGCCCCGACCATCGAAGCTCGGCGATTGCGCGCCGGTATGTCTGCGCTATTGGTGTCGCCGCAGCTTCCGGCATCGTGCTGTCGCTTTGGAGTATCGTAGTGACGGCCAAAGCGATGACGGGAGCCGCCAAATATGCGGAGTTGACCAGCCACGTCTTCGGCATGATGCTGAGTAGCACCGCGGTTGGCATTGGGTGGATGGTGCGCATCGCGGCGCTGGCTGCTTGTTTAATCATCGCCATGTGTGTGCGTAGGCGACAGACTCTGCCTTTTAGTATTTTTGCCGTATTAGGGGCGGTAGCGCTGGCAACAGTGGCCTGGGCGGGGCATGGCGCGATGGACGATGGTTCGCGTGGATACGTTCACATCACCGCCGACATCGCCCACTTGTTAGCTGCGGGCGCATGGGTTGGATCGCTGACAGCGTTTGTGTTGCTTGCGCGGACACCACAGGCGGCTTCATTGGAGTCGGTGGAAATCCTCAACCATACGTCCAACGGCTTCGCCCGTCTTGGGACGTTGATTGTTGCCACGCTGCTTGCAACAGGCGTCGTCAACTATCTGTTGATTGTGGGCCCGACAATCGACGGATTGGCAACTTCGGCATACGGCGTCCTGTTGTTGGCCAAGTTGGCAATGTTCGGGCTCATGCTCGGGCTGGCGTCGGCGAATCGTTATCTGTTGAGTCCTCAACTTGAAATCGCTATGCGCAGCGGCGATCACGCTGGCGCGGTCATGACATTGCGCCGGAGTCTGATCACGGAGGCCAGCCTTGCCGTGATAATACTGGCTCTGGTTGCTTGGCTGGGTGTGCTTTCTCCGCCCGGGACCTAA
- the cadR gene encoding Cd(II)/Pb(II)-responsive transcriptional regulator, with translation MSIQIGELAKRTACPIQTIRYYEREGLLPSPDRSSGNFRLYGERHIERLQFILHCRSLDMPLDDVRVLLRYREQPAEDCGGVNTLLDKHIHEVERRIEALAVLKHHLCALRETCSAGRAAEACGILQGLSEAGCACDADAPHQG, from the coding sequence ATGAGCATTCAGATCGGTGAATTGGCCAAGCGCACAGCCTGTCCGATTCAAACCATCCGCTACTACGAGCGCGAGGGTCTCTTGCCCTCGCCAGATCGCAGTTCGGGCAACTTTCGGCTGTACGGTGAGCGGCACATTGAACGGCTGCAGTTCATCCTCCACTGCCGGTCGCTGGATATGCCGCTTGATGACGTCCGTGTCCTGCTGCGCTACCGCGAACAACCGGCCGAGGATTGCGGTGGGGTCAACACCCTCCTGGACAAGCACATCCATGAGGTCGAGCGGCGCATCGAAGCGCTGGCGGTGTTAAAGCATCACTTGTGCGCTCTGCGCGAAACCTGTTCGGCCGGGCGAGCCGCTGAGGCCTGCGGAATCCTGCAAGGGTTGTCCGAAGCTGGCTGCGCGTGCGACGCCGACGCCCCTCATCAGGGCTGA
- the arsN2 gene encoding arsenic resistance N-acetyltransferase ArsN2, protein MSTPDFRPARPEDYSGIRALLIKEGLPSEDIAVGQASRFHLVVQDGELLACAGLEPYGSDALLRSVAVAKQARRNGLGRALVGIAERDAAAMGVRRLFLLTTTAADYFTVLGYELIDRDQAPGPLQASSQFRLLCPASAICMAKYLSP, encoded by the coding sequence ATGAGCACACCTGACTTTCGACCGGCACGCCCCGAGGACTATTCGGGCATCCGAGCGTTGCTCATCAAGGAAGGACTGCCAAGCGAAGATATTGCGGTTGGGCAAGCCAGCCGTTTTCATCTGGTCGTGCAGGATGGAGAGCTTCTGGCCTGTGCAGGGTTGGAGCCATACGGATCGGATGCGTTGCTTCGGTCGGTCGCCGTCGCCAAGCAAGCTCGTCGCAATGGGCTAGGCCGCGCCCTCGTGGGAATCGCCGAGCGCGATGCCGCCGCGATGGGCGTACGCCGTCTCTTTCTGTTGACGACGACTGCAGCGGACTACTTCACCGTGCTCGGGTACGAGCTCATCGACAGGGATCAGGCACCTGGCCCGCTGCAAGCAAGTTCGCAATTCCGCTTGCTGTGCCCGGCATCCGCCATCTGCATGGCGAAATACCTCTCCCCGTAG